A genomic stretch from Pseudomonas sp. MUP55 includes:
- a CDS encoding nickel/cobalt efflux transporter, producing the protein MPNFADLLQQGGAHAWLYFPSAIVLGALHGLEPGHSKTMMAAFIVAIRGSVKQAVLLGLAATLSHTAVVWLVAIGGMYLGKGLDAQTTEPYFQLASAALIIAIALWMLWRTWRGEQLFKFEQGHAHHHDEHGHHDEVHRLDTGHGRVELSIFEEGTAPHWRLKALAGHAWSASDVRLTTTRPDGSLQSFSFIEREGFVESSVAIPQPHEFSVCLSLGHAGHFHDYDLHYAEHDHGHAEMAGLELASDGYQDAHERAHADDIRKRFTNREVTTGQIVMFGLTGGLIPCPAAITVLLLCLQVKEVALGGMLVLCFSIGLAITLVTVGAAAAIGARQASNRWPWLGTVARRAPYFSSVLIIGVGLYVGIHGWIGLSA; encoded by the coding sequence ATGCCAAATTTTGCGGACTTGCTTCAGCAAGGCGGGGCTCACGCTTGGCTTTATTTTCCCAGTGCAATAGTGCTCGGTGCATTGCACGGGCTTGAGCCCGGCCATTCAAAGACCATGATGGCGGCCTTTATCGTTGCCATTCGAGGCTCGGTAAAACAGGCGGTGTTGCTGGGCCTGGCGGCTACCCTGTCGCACACCGCCGTAGTCTGGCTGGTGGCGATCGGCGGCATGTACCTGGGCAAAGGCTTGGACGCTCAAACCACTGAACCGTATTTCCAGTTGGCATCCGCTGCGCTGATTATCGCCATTGCGCTGTGGATGCTATGGCGGACTTGGCGCGGCGAGCAGCTGTTCAAGTTCGAGCAAGGCCATGCGCACCACCACGACGAACATGGCCATCATGACGAGGTTCACAGGCTGGATACCGGCCATGGTCGGGTCGAACTGTCGATCTTCGAAGAGGGCACCGCGCCGCACTGGCGTCTGAAAGCTCTCGCCGGCCATGCCTGGTCCGCCTCGGATGTTCGCCTGACCACAACCCGACCAGACGGCAGCCTGCAATCGTTTTCCTTCATTGAGCGCGAAGGCTTTGTGGAGTCGTCGGTTGCTATCCCGCAGCCCCATGAATTCAGTGTTTGCCTGAGTCTCGGGCATGCAGGCCATTTCCATGATTACGATCTGCATTACGCGGAGCACGATCACGGGCACGCGGAAATGGCGGGGCTCGAATTAGCAAGTGATGGCTATCAGGATGCCCATGAGCGCGCCCATGCTGATGATATCCGTAAGCGCTTTACCAACCGGGAAGTCACCACGGGGCAGATCGTGATGTTTGGCCTCACGGGCGGCCTGATTCCGTGCCCTGCTGCCATTACGGTGCTGCTGCTCTGCCTTCAGGTTAAGGAGGTGGCATTGGGCGGCATGCTTGTCCTGTGTTTCAGCATTGGCTTGGCGATCACGCTGGTCACCGTGGGGGCTGCGGCGGCCATTGGCGCCCGGCAGGCGTCCAACCGTTGGCCTTGGCTGGGCACGGTTGCTCGTCGTGCGCCTTATTTTTCCAGTGTGCTGATTATCGGCGTTGGCCTTTATGTCGGCATTCATGGCTGGATCGGGTTGAGCGCATAA
- the chrA gene encoding chromate efflux transporter → MDKVVEEDLSRPQAISLREAFGFWLKLGFISFGGPAGQISIMHQELVERRRWISERRFLHALNYCMLLPGPEAQQLATYIGWLMHRTWGGVIAGALFILPSLFILIALSWMYIAFGDVPVVAGLFYGIKPAVTAIVVQAAHRIGSRALKNNALWAIAAASFVAIFAFNVPFPLIVLCAALIGYAGGRLAPEKFRAGGHRAAEKTFGPALIDDDTPPPEHARFSWFKLALLALVGAALWALPMGVLTVLFGWEGTFTQMSWFFTKAALLTFGGAYAVLPYVYQGAVGHYGWLTPTQMIDGLALGETTPGPLIMVVAFVGFVGAYVSQVFGADQLFLAGAVAACLVTWFTFLPSFLFILAGGPLVESTHNQLKFTAPLTAITAAVVGVILNLACFFGYHVLWPQGLSGYLDWPSALIATAAAVALFRFKRGVIQVLMGCALVGLAVHLLR, encoded by the coding sequence ATGGACAAGGTAGTGGAAGAAGACCTGTCGCGGCCGCAAGCGATCAGTTTGCGTGAGGCGTTCGGGTTCTGGTTGAAGCTCGGCTTCATCAGCTTCGGCGGGCCTGCCGGGCAGATCTCGATCATGCACCAGGAGTTGGTAGAGCGCCGGCGCTGGATATCCGAGCGCAGATTCCTGCACGCACTGAACTACTGCATGCTGCTCCCGGGGCCAGAAGCTCAACAGTTGGCGACCTACATCGGCTGGCTGATGCATCGAACCTGGGGCGGGGTGATTGCCGGGGCACTCTTCATATTGCCCTCCCTGTTCATACTGATTGCGTTGTCATGGATGTATATCGCCTTTGGCGACGTGCCTGTGGTGGCGGGACTGTTCTATGGCATCAAGCCGGCCGTAACCGCCATCGTGGTGCAGGCCGCCCATCGAATCGGCTCTCGGGCCTTGAAGAACAATGCGTTATGGGCGATAGCGGCGGCGTCATTCGTTGCAATCTTTGCGTTTAATGTTCCATTCCCGTTGATCGTGCTGTGCGCTGCGCTGATCGGTTATGCCGGTGGTCGTCTGGCACCGGAGAAATTCAGAGCAGGCGGCCATCGCGCCGCCGAAAAAACCTTCGGCCCGGCCTTGATCGATGACGACACCCCGCCGCCGGAGCATGCCCGATTCAGCTGGTTCAAACTGGCACTGCTCGCGCTGGTTGGCGCCGCGCTATGGGCGTTGCCGATGGGAGTACTGACCGTTCTTTTTGGGTGGGAAGGCACGTTCACTCAAATGAGCTGGTTCTTTACCAAGGCTGCGCTGCTGACCTTTGGCGGGGCCTACGCGGTGCTCCCCTATGTCTACCAGGGCGCGGTGGGCCACTATGGCTGGCTGACGCCGACGCAGATGATCGACGGGCTGGCGCTAGGGGAAACCACACCAGGGCCGCTGATCATGGTGGTGGCCTTCGTCGGCTTTGTCGGCGCCTATGTCTCGCAGGTGTTCGGTGCAGATCAACTGTTTCTGGCGGGAGCCGTCGCTGCCTGTCTGGTGACCTGGTTCACCTTCCTGCCTTCGTTCCTGTTCATCCTCGCGGGCGGCCCACTGGTGGAGTCGACCCACAACCAACTCAAGTTCACCGCACCACTCACCGCCATCACCGCCGCGGTGGTTGGCGTGATCCTCAATCTGGCGTGCTTCTTCGGCTATCACGTGCTTTGGCCGCAGGGTTTGAGCGGCTACCTGGACTGGCCTTCCGCGCTGATCGCCACGGCGGCGGCAGTGGCCTTGTTTCGCTTCAAACGGGGCGTTATCCAGGTACTGATGGGCTGCGCGCTAGTGGGCCTGGCCGTGCATCTGCTGCGGTAA
- a CDS encoding 3-oxoacyl-ACP reductase family protein: MTTSTLTGKVALVQGGSRGIGAAIVKRLAAQGAAVAFTYVSSAAKAEALQNSVISEGGKALAIHADSADAAAIRNAVNVTVDTFGRLDILVNNAGVLAIAPLEAFKLEDFDQTLAINVRSVFIATQEAARHMGEGGRVINIGSTNAERMPFGGGGPYAMSKAALVGLTKGLARDLGPRGITINNVQPGPVDTDMNPADSDFAESLMGLMAVGRYGHVEEIASFVAYLAGPEAGYITGASLTIDGGFSA, from the coding sequence ATGACCACATCTACCCTCACTGGCAAAGTCGCCTTGGTTCAAGGCGGTTCCCGCGGCATCGGCGCTGCCATCGTCAAGCGCCTCGCCGCACAAGGCGCCGCCGTTGCCTTTACCTACGTCAGCTCGGCCGCCAAGGCTGAGGCGCTGCAGAACAGCGTGATCAGCGAAGGCGGCAAAGCCCTGGCGATCCACGCCGACAGCGCCGATGCCGCCGCGATCCGCAATGCGGTCAACGTGACGGTCGACACCTTCGGGCGCCTGGATATTCTGGTGAACAACGCGGGCGTGCTGGCCATCGCGCCGCTGGAAGCGTTCAAACTGGAGGACTTCGACCAGACCCTGGCGATCAACGTGCGCAGTGTCTTCATCGCCACCCAGGAAGCCGCGCGGCACATGGGTGAAGGGGGCCGGGTGATCAACATCGGCAGCACCAACGCCGAGCGCATGCCGTTTGGCGGCGGTGGGCCGTATGCGATGAGCAAGGCGGCGCTGGTAGGCCTGACCAAAGGCCTGGCCCGCGACCTGGGGCCACGGGGCATCACCATCAATAACGTGCAGCCAGGGCCGGTGGATACTGACATGAACCCGGCAGACAGTGATTTTGCCGAGAGTCTGATGGGGCTGATGGCGGTGGGACGCTATGGGCATGTGGAGGAAATCGCCAGCTTCGTCGCGTATCTCGCCGGGCCGGAAGCCGGGTACATCACAGGCGCCAGCTTGACCATCGACGGTGGCTTCAGCGCCTGA
- a CDS encoding HAD-IA family hydrolase, which translates to MNAPHTAVQIKAVIFDMDGLLLDTEGIYTEVTQIIAERYGRTYDWSIKQHIIGRGAQDLADYVVKALHLPITPAEFLEIREPLMSERFPKALGMPGAEALVRHLKAHNIPIAVGTSSSRNSFGHKTTLHREWFGLFDTIVTADDPEVGAAKPAPDIFLTAARRLGVAPEDCLVFEDSPFGVTAAKAAHMTAIAVPDEAMADSKYQHADQIIRKLAEFDLAAYGLPPMT; encoded by the coding sequence ATGAATGCACCGCATACCGCTGTCCAGATCAAGGCCGTGATTTTCGATATGGACGGGTTATTGCTGGACACTGAGGGCATCTACACCGAAGTCACGCAAATCATCGCCGAACGCTACGGCCGCACCTATGACTGGAGCATCAAGCAGCACATCATCGGGCGCGGCGCCCAGGACCTGGCAGACTACGTCGTCAAGGCGCTGCACTTGCCGATCACGCCGGCCGAGTTTCTAGAAATTCGCGAACCGCTGATGAGCGAACGCTTTCCCAAAGCCTTGGGCATGCCCGGTGCCGAGGCGTTGGTGCGGCATCTGAAAGCGCACAATATTCCGATTGCCGTGGGCACCAGTTCGTCGCGCAACTCGTTCGGCCACAAGACCACCTTGCACCGCGAGTGGTTTGGCCTGTTCGACACCATCGTGACCGCCGACGACCCGGAAGTCGGCGCCGCCAAGCCTGCGCCGGACATCTTCCTCACCGCCGCGCGTCGCCTGGGCGTGGCGCCCGAGGATTGCCTGGTATTCGAGGACTCGCCGTTCGGCGTGACGGCGGCGAAAGCGGCGCACATGACCGCTATCGCCGTGCCCGATGAAGCCATGGCCGACAGCAAGTATCAGCATGCCGACCAGATCATCCGCAAGCTCGCGGAGTTTGACCTGGCTGCGTATGGCCTGCCGCCGATGACCTGA
- a CDS encoding crotonase/enoyl-CoA hydratase family protein, whose protein sequence is MSELIAYHLEDGIATLTLSNGKVNAISPAVVSAFNAALDQAEKDRAVVVITGTPGILSGGYDLKVMTAGPKEAIGLVTSGSTLARRLLSHPFPVIVACPGHAVAKGAFLLLSADYRIGVEGPFSIGLNEVAIGMTMHHAGIELARDRLRKSAFHRSVINAEMFDPQGALQAGFLDKVVAPEELHAAALEAARQLKKINMNAHKHTKLKVRKALLDALDDAIIQDQGHVLM, encoded by the coding sequence ATGAGTGAGTTGATTGCCTACCACCTCGAAGACGGCATTGCGACGCTGACCCTGAGCAACGGCAAGGTAAATGCCATTTCTCCTGCCGTGGTCAGTGCGTTCAATGCGGCGCTGGATCAGGCGGAGAAGGATCGGGCGGTGGTGGTTATCACGGGCACGCCGGGGATTCTGTCGGGTGGTTATGATTTGAAGGTGATGACGGCCGGCCCTAAAGAGGCCATCGGCCTGGTGACGTCGGGTTCGACGCTGGCGCGTCGCCTGTTGTCGCATCCGTTCCCGGTGATCGTCGCGTGCCCTGGGCATGCGGTGGCCAAGGGGGCTTTCCTATTGCTGTCGGCGGATTATCGGATCGGTGTGGAAGGTCCGTTCAGCATTGGCCTCAATGAAGTGGCAATCGGCATGACCATGCACCACGCCGGTATTGAGTTGGCGCGCGATCGCCTGCGTAAGTCGGCGTTCCATCGGTCGGTGATCAATGCCGAGATGTTTGACCCCCAAGGCGCTCTGCAGGCAGGCTTCCTCGACAAGGTCGTGGCGCCGGAAGAGTTGCACGCAGCAGCCCTGGAGGCAGCTCGGCAGTTGAAAAAGATCAATATGAATGCCCACAAGCACACCAAGCTGAAAGTGCGTAAGGCTCTGCTGGATGCGTTGGACGATGCAATTATCCAGGACCAGGGCCACGTCCTGATGTAA
- a CDS encoding metal/formaldehyde-sensitive transcriptional repressor — MSHTHAQKDNLLKRVRRIAGQVQAIERALESDADCAKTLHLAAATRGAMNGLMDEIIEAHAHAHVANPALSDEERAKGVDELLEAIRRYSK; from the coding sequence ATGTCTCACACGCATGCACAAAAAGACAATCTGTTGAAACGCGTACGACGCATTGCGGGACAGGTACAGGCCATCGAGCGAGCGCTGGAGTCAGACGCCGATTGTGCGAAAACCCTGCATCTCGCAGCAGCCACCCGCGGGGCAATGAACGGTTTGATGGATGAGATCATCGAAGCGCACGCTCACGCCCATGTCGCTAACCCTGCGTTGAGCGATGAAGAACGGGCCAAGGGCGTTGACGAGTTGCTTGAAGCCATCCGCCGTTATTCGAAGTAG
- a CDS encoding cytochrome c: MKLSFIVSLAVLSLAQPSLSLADNANGKNLYLQRCAMCHGADIRGTGPLARKSSPPTPDLTTSVFKKRLHDYPGVIVSSIILRPNGDLIPNTLRENGVKLAPHAWSVKDFRDLNQYMSDAIAKSR, from the coding sequence ATGAAGCTATCGTTTATCGTCTCGCTGGCGGTTCTGTCGCTGGCTCAACCGTCACTCTCCTTGGCAGACAATGCCAACGGAAAAAACCTCTACTTGCAGCGATGCGCCATGTGCCACGGAGCCGATATCCGAGGAACAGGACCGCTGGCCCGTAAAAGCAGCCCTCCTACACCTGACCTCACGACTTCCGTGTTCAAGAAACGCCTGCATGATTATCCGGGCGTCATCGTGTCATCAATCATCCTGCGGCCAAATGGAGACTTGATCCCGAACACGTTGCGAGAAAATGGTGTGAAGCTAGCGCCGCACGCCTGGAGCGTTAAGGACTTTCGCGACTTGAACCAGTATATGAGTGATGCCATCGCGAAAAGTCGCTGA
- a CDS encoding 1-acylglycerol-3-phosphate O-acyltransferase — translation MLFLLRMLLMSLHFIVAGVLGVLVGICRPFNPDNSRICARLYALPAMWILRLNVKADVDSLRNKPGTCVVIANHQSNYDLFVLGTVVPYRTVCIAKKSLKWVPLFGQLFWLAGNVLIDRGNAHKARRAMLTTTRTLQHEDTSIWVFPEGTRNLGKGLLPFKKGAFHMAIAAGVPIVQVCVSNYVTHMRLNRWNSGDVLIRSLAPIPTVGMTADDVPALMQACQRQMDECIAQMDRQL, via the coding sequence ATGCTTTTTCTGTTACGTATGTTGTTGATGAGCTTGCACTTTATCGTCGCTGGTGTGCTCGGCGTGCTGGTGGGGATCTGCCGCCCGTTCAATCCGGACAACAGCCGTATCTGTGCCCGCCTGTATGCGCTGCCAGCGATGTGGATCCTGCGCCTGAACGTGAAGGCCGATGTCGATTCCCTGCGCAACAAGCCCGGCACCTGTGTGGTGATCGCCAACCACCAGTCCAACTATGATCTCTTTGTGCTCGGCACCGTGGTGCCCTACCGCACGGTGTGCATCGCCAAGAAAAGCCTGAAATGGGTGCCATTGTTCGGCCAGTTGTTCTGGCTGGCCGGCAATGTGTTGATCGACCGCGGCAATGCGCACAAGGCGCGCCGTGCCATGCTCACCACCACCCGCACCTTGCAGCATGAAGACACCTCCATCTGGGTATTTCCCGAAGGCACGCGCAACCTGGGCAAAGGTTTGCTGCCGTTCAAAAAGGGCGCGTTCCATATGGCGATTGCCGCCGGTGTGCCGATCGTGCAGGTGTGTGTCAGTAACTACGTCACCCATATGCGCCTTAATCGCTGGAACAGTGGGGATGTGCTCATACGCTCGTTGGCGCCGATTCCTACTGTGGGGATGACGGCTGATGACGTTCCGGCCTTGATGCAAGCGTGTCAGAGACAGATGGACGAATGCATTGCGCAGATGGATCGCCAGCTGTGA
- a CDS encoding amidotransferase, translating to MSLRVCILETDILRPGLIDQYQGYGQMFKRLFAKQPIAAEFVVYNVVQGEYPPDDEAFDAYLITGSKADSFGTDPWIQTLKTYVLQRYERGDKLLGICFGHQLLALLLGGKTERASQGWGMGIHDYTLDTTAPWMSPQVPELTLLISHQDQVTSLPENATVIASSEFCPIAAYHIGDQVLCFQGHPEFVHDYSRELLEILQTTLGEKVYTNGVASLERDHHGATVAEWMMRFVAHQPKAIPNA from the coding sequence ATGTCGCTACGCGTCTGCATCCTGGAAACCGATATCCTGCGTCCAGGCTTGATCGATCAGTACCAAGGTTACGGGCAGATGTTCAAGCGCCTGTTCGCCAAGCAGCCGATTGCCGCCGAGTTCGTTGTTTACAACGTGGTGCAGGGCGAATATCCGCCGGATGACGAAGCCTTTGATGCGTACCTGATCACCGGCAGCAAGGCCGACTCGTTCGGCACCGACCCCTGGATCCAGACGCTCAAGACCTACGTACTGCAGCGCTACGAGCGTGGCGACAAGTTATTGGGTATCTGCTTCGGTCACCAGTTGCTGGCGCTGCTGCTCGGTGGCAAGACCGAGCGCGCGAGCCAGGGCTGGGGCATGGGCATTCATGATTACACCCTCGATACCACGGCACCGTGGATGAGTCCGCAAGTACCGGAACTGACGCTGTTGATCAGCCATCAGGACCAAGTCACGAGCTTGCCGGAAAATGCCACGGTCATCGCCTCGAGTGAGTTCTGCCCTATCGCGGCGTACCACATCGGCGACCAGGTGCTGTGCTTCCAGGGCCATCCGGAATTTGTTCACGACTATTCCCGCGAACTGCTCGAGATTCTTCAGACAACCCTGGGCGAAAAAGTCTACACCAACGGCGTGGCCAGCCTTGAACGGGACCACCACGGTGCGACCGTGGCGGAATGGATGATGCGCTTTGTGGCGCACCAGCCTAAAGCCATCCCGAACGCTTGA
- a CDS encoding integrase core domain-containing protein produces the protein MPWNQESPMNQRIRLVADWLSGNYTKSQLARRFNISRPTVDKWIARHNGDLKSLSELSRRPHNSPNKTDEEILARVVAMKQAHDKWGPKKLLELLRLEDPSVAWPSPSTAGQWLDRLGLVNKRRFKRRHSISHVEMREANEPNKTWCADYKGQFKMLNAQMCFPLTVTDHASRLILACRAHPKIMTQPVKQTFERLFQEYGMPEVIRSDNGVPFASPGLARMSTLAVWWIRLGIYPERTMPGRPAQNGRHERMHRSLKLELPLGKNLVEQQLLLEHFRHEFNYVRPHEALGMKRPGDLYVPSSRPYPGCLPDVEYPAQMKVRSVRQDGSIKWNGKLVFISEALSGERIGLKEAEDDVWDLYLCDYPLGRLGRGMTRVQASKV, from the coding sequence ATGCCCTGGAACCAAGAGTCCCCTATGAATCAGCGAATCAGACTGGTCGCCGACTGGCTTTCTGGCAACTACACCAAAAGCCAGTTGGCACGCCGCTTTAACATTAGTCGGCCTACCGTCGACAAATGGATTGCCCGGCACAACGGTGATTTAAAGTCCTTATCCGAACTGTCTCGGCGACCTCACAACAGCCCAAATAAAACCGACGAAGAGATCTTGGCCCGCGTCGTGGCGATGAAACAGGCTCACGATAAATGGGGGCCAAAGAAGCTTCTTGAGCTATTACGGCTTGAAGATCCCTCAGTCGCCTGGCCTTCTCCGAGTACAGCAGGCCAATGGCTTGATCGGCTCGGGCTCGTCAACAAGCGACGCTTCAAGCGCCGGCACAGTATTTCCCACGTAGAGATGCGAGAAGCCAACGAACCTAACAAGACGTGGTGCGCTGACTACAAAGGGCAATTCAAGATGCTTAACGCGCAGATGTGCTTCCCTTTGACCGTTACGGACCACGCGTCCCGGCTGATTCTGGCGTGCAGGGCCCATCCCAAGATCATGACCCAGCCGGTAAAACAAACATTTGAGAGGCTTTTTCAGGAGTACGGCATGCCGGAAGTTATCCGTTCGGACAACGGGGTTCCGTTCGCCTCTCCTGGCTTGGCAAGAATGTCCACATTGGCAGTTTGGTGGATACGCCTGGGCATCTATCCGGAGCGCACCATGCCTGGAAGGCCAGCGCAGAATGGCCGCCATGAGCGAATGCACCGTAGTTTGAAGCTTGAGCTGCCCTTAGGAAAAAACTTAGTCGAGCAGCAGCTTTTGCTGGAGCACTTCAGGCATGAGTTCAATTACGTACGCCCTCATGAAGCACTCGGTATGAAACGTCCGGGAGATTTGTATGTACCGTCCTCCCGACCTTACCCAGGATGCTTGCCCGATGTGGAGTATCCCGCGCAAATGAAGGTTCGCAGCGTCAGGCAGGATGGATCGATCAAATGGAACGGCAAGTTGGTATTTATCAGCGAGGCGCTATCTGGGGAACGGATAGGGCTCAAAGAAGCTGAAGATGATGTTTGGGATTTGTACCTGTGTGATTATCCCTTGGGGAGGCTTGGACGAGGTATGACCCGCGTCCAGGCCTCAAAAGTGTAA
- a CDS encoding DUF4337 domain-containing protein, with amino-acid sequence MSEAFEVPSPHEKHLEHTTEHAHGRGDSFASRIAVMTAIMATVGAMLSYQAGSSESEAAMDKNNAAIIKTEAANQWNYYQAKSSRQNLAELAAHIPGVDAAHYNDEIQRYKSQKEEVRKQAETLEASSLEWDHKSEQALHQHHRWAQAMTAIQIAISLAAITLLTRKEWLKRMSYTAGSVAVVLGSLAWLHL; translated from the coding sequence ATGTCCGAAGCTTTCGAAGTTCCCAGCCCCCACGAAAAACACCTCGAACACACCACCGAACACGCTCACGGCCGTGGCGACAGCTTCGCCAGCCGCATCGCCGTGATGACCGCCATCATGGCCACCGTTGGCGCCATGCTCAGCTACCAGGCCGGCTCCAGTGAAAGCGAGGCGGCGATGGACAAAAACAACGCCGCCATCATCAAGACCGAAGCCGCCAACCAATGGAATTACTACCAGGCCAAATCCAGCCGCCAAAACCTGGCGGAACTGGCCGCGCATATCCCTGGCGTGGATGCCGCCCACTACAACGACGAAATCCAGCGCTATAAAAGCCAGAAGGAAGAGGTGCGCAAACAGGCAGAAACGCTTGAAGCCAGCTCGCTGGAATGGGACCACAAATCCGAACAAGCGCTGCATCAGCACCATCGCTGGGCCCAGGCCATGACCGCGATTCAGATCGCGATTTCCCTGGCCGCGATCACCTTGCTCACACGCAAGGAGTGGCTCAAGCGCATGTCATATACCGCTGGCAGCGTGGCGGTGGTGCTCGGCAGCCTGGCTTGGCTGCATCTGTAA
- a CDS encoding magnesium and cobalt transport protein CorA: MGRVVAAAVYSAGKKVTDITLDEGAAWAAKPNHFVWIGLEEPSALELNNLQRQFNLHELAIEDAMEKHSRPKLETFGDALFIVTYSPVRENGKLEFIETHIFAGTGYIITARNGHSASYGFVRQRCEARPLLLEHGEDFVLYALLDFVTENYQPVSEAIHAEIDELERNVLCSSLNERDIQNLHGLRRDVLRLKRHVAPMVEISQELQKLSFPFIDKNMRPYFRDVQIHVTRQMEDLTTLRDIASQTIEIGVLLEASRQSVVQRKFAAWAAILAFPTAVAGIYGMNFQNMPELQWHYGYFAVLGLIALGCTSLWASFKRSGWL, translated from the coding sequence ATGGGTAGAGTCGTTGCGGCCGCCGTCTACAGCGCCGGAAAAAAAGTCACGGATATTACCCTCGATGAAGGCGCGGCCTGGGCCGCCAAACCCAATCACTTTGTGTGGATAGGCCTGGAAGAACCCAGCGCCCTGGAGCTGAACAACCTGCAGCGCCAGTTCAACCTGCACGAACTGGCGATCGAAGACGCCATGGAAAAACACAGCCGCCCGAAGCTGGAAACCTTCGGCGACGCGCTGTTTATCGTCACCTACTCACCGGTGCGCGAGAACGGCAAGCTGGAGTTTATCGAAACCCATATCTTCGCCGGCACCGGCTACATCATCACCGCACGTAACGGGCATTCGGCATCCTACGGCTTTGTGCGCCAGCGCTGTGAGGCGCGGCCGTTGTTGCTGGAGCATGGAGAAGATTTCGTACTCTATGCCTTGCTGGATTTCGTCACCGAAAACTACCAGCCGGTCAGCGAAGCGATCCACGCCGAGATCGATGAGCTGGAGCGCAACGTGCTGTGCAGTTCGCTGAACGAGCGTGATATTCAGAACCTTCACGGCCTGCGCCGCGACGTGCTGCGGCTCAAGCGCCATGTGGCGCCGATGGTGGAAATCAGCCAGGAATTACAGAAGCTGAGCTTCCCGTTTATCGACAAGAACATGCGCCCGTATTTCCGTGACGTGCAGATCCACGTGACGCGGCAGATGGAAGACCTGACGACCCTGCGCGACATCGCCAGCCAGACCATCGAGATCGGGGTGTTGCTGGAGGCCTCGCGCCAGAGCGTGGTGCAGCGCAAGTTCGCCGCCTGGGCGGCGATCCTCGCGTTCCCCACGGCGGTAGCGGGGATTTACGGGATGAATTTCCAGAACATGCCCGAGCTGCAATGGCACTACGGCTATTTTGCGGTGCTCGGGCTGATTGCGCTGGGCTGCACCAGCCTGTGGGCGAGCTTCAAGCGTTCGGGATGGCTTTAG
- a CDS encoding DUF2784 domain-containing protein — protein sequence MLFRVAADGLVLFHLGFILFVLFGGLLALKWRSLIWLHLPAAAWGVAVEVFHLPCPLTRWENLLRHLAGQDGYGAGFIEHYILTLIYPAGLTPQIQLGLGALVLLVNIAVYARLIRRYRQA from the coding sequence ATGCTCTTTCGTGTAGCCGCCGACGGCCTGGTGCTGTTCCATTTGGGCTTTATCCTGTTCGTGTTATTTGGCGGGCTGCTTGCGCTCAAATGGCGATCGCTCATCTGGCTGCACCTGCCTGCGGCCGCCTGGGGCGTTGCCGTGGAAGTATTTCACCTGCCCTGCCCGCTCACTCGCTGGGAAAACCTGTTGCGCCACCTGGCCGGGCAGGACGGTTATGGCGCAGGCTTCATCGAGCACTACATCCTCACGCTGATCTATCCGGCCGGGCTGACGCCGCAGATCCAACTGGGCCTGGGCGCGCTGGTGCTGTTGGTCAATATCGCGGTGTATGCACGACTGATCCGGCGTTATCGACAGGCTTGA